Genomic window (Leptotrichia sp. oral taxon 212):
CTGACGATGGGGTCAACGAATTTACAGGTTCCCTTATAATGAGATAAGCGTTATGGATTTACATTTACAATTTCACATTATAAATGTTATAAATAATGAAAGGAGATGCAATAGCTTTACTTATTGCAGATGAAAAATGTCTATTGGTATTTTTGATTCAGGGGTTGGAGGATTAACTGTTTTAAAGGAAGTAAGAAATGTTCTTCCAAATGAAAAAATCATTTATCTCGGGGACACTGCCAGAGTGCCCTACGGAGAAAAGACACAAGATCTGATTATTAGATATTCAAAACAAATCGTAGACTTTCTAATAGAAAAAAAAGTAGATGCAATTGTAGTAGCTTGTAATACAGCTACTTCTCTTGCTTTAGAGGAACTGAATAAAACATTTAAGACTCCCATCATAGGAGTTATAGAAGCTGGTGTGAGGACAGCCCTCTATACTACAGAAAATAACAGAATAGGGGTCATCGGCACAAAAGCTACCATCAATTCAAAAAAATACGAAACTGAAATAAAAAAAAGAAATCATGAAATAGAAGTATATTCAAAATCATGTCCTCTATTTGTTCCTGCAATTGAAGAAGGAATAATTAAAGGAAAGCTTATAAACCAGATGGTAGAGATGTATCTCGATGATTTCAGGGATAAAATTGACTCCCTGATTTTAGGATGTACACATTATCCTTTACTGAAAGAGACAATAAACAGCATTTATCCTGATATTAAAATTGTTGATCCTGCAAAAGAGACAGCTCAGGACTTAAAAGAGATTCTGGTAAAAAAGAATTTACTGAGAAATGATGCCGAAAAAGGACATGAAGTTGAATATTTTGTAACTGATGGACAGGATAAATTCAAGGAAATAGGAATAATGTTTCTGAATGAAAATATTGATCATGTAAACCTTATAAAACTTTAGGCTTTATAAAAAACTGTAGTGTTAAATATTAAAAAGTAAAACGAAAGGAGAAGTGTAAATTTACACTTAGTTTAATAATGTTTGAATATATTTTTGGAGAACTTACAATAAAAAAAATTGACTATGTAGCAATTGATATAAACGGGCTGGCGTATAAAATTTTTATTTCCCTGAAAACATTTGAAACACTTAAGGAAATAGGGGAAGATGAAAAACTGTATATTCATACCCATGTCAAGGAAGATGATATCTCATTTTATGGATTTAAAACTGAAAATGAGCGGGAACTTTTCAGAGAACTGATAAAAATAAGCGGTGTAGGTCCTAAACTTACTCTTGCCATTCTGTCAACTTACAATGTAAAAGATGTTATAAATATTGTACTGGACAACAACTCAAAGCTGTTTACAAAGGTGCCGGGGTTAGGAGAAAAGAAAGCACAGAAAATAATACTGGATTTAAAAGACAAGGTTAAAAAGCTTAATATAATTGAAATTCAGAATGAAAACGAAGGTATTTCAAATGGAAAAAATATTATTTCAGATACTTCAAATACAAAACTTCTTCTTATGAAGGAAGATATAAAACTGGCTCTGGAAAGTCTTGGATACGTCAATGCCGATGTTTCCAAATGGATAAAGGATGAAGAACTTGCCGATATGAATAACATCGGTGATGCAATTAAAACTATTCTGCAAAAAATTCAGAATAAGAAGTAATATAACTAACATGTTTTGGAGGTAAATCTCGTGGCAGGACACAGTAAATGGGTAAATATAAAACAGCGAAAAGGACGACAGGATAAAATCAGGGGAAAAGCCTTTACAAAATTAGGTAAGGAAATAATGATTGCTGCAAAAACAGGTGGTGGAAATATAGACTTTAACCCAAGATTAAGACTTGCAATAGATAAGGCAAAAGCCGCAAACATGGCAAAAGATACTATTGAAAGAGCAGTAAAAAAGGGAACGGGAGAACTGGAAGGTGTAGAATATATTGAAATAAGATATGAAGGATACGGACCTGGAGGAGCAGCATTTTTAGTAGATGTAGTTACAGACAATAAAAACCGTTCAGCTTCCACGGTCAGAATGAATTTTTCAAGAAATGAAGGAAATCTTGGAGAAACAGGATCCGTTGCATTTATGTTTGACAGGAAAGGTATTCTTGAATTTGATAAGAAAAAAATCAATGAGAAAAAACTGATGGAAATTGCACTGGAAACAGGTGCAGAAGATATTATTGACAGAGAAAATTTTTCAGTAGTAATAACAGATCCAAATAACTTTGAAAGTGTAAAAAAGACTTTGGAGGAAAAAGGTTTAAATAGTGAAAATGCTGAAATAACAATGTATCCACAAAATGAAATAGAGATAACTGATATTGAAACTGCAGCAAAAATATTAAAACTATATGATGATCTTGAAGACAATGAAGATGTACAGGAAATATATGCAAATTTTAATATAAGTGATAAAATACTGGAAAAAATGGAAGAATAAAAATATTGAAGTTTTTTGTGTTTAATTTTTCTGTTTGATGGAGAGAAATATATGAAAAAGTCTGATAATAAAAAAGAAAAAAGGATAAAAAAAATTGAATATAGTAGACTATATTATGAAAAAAATAAGTATGATATTTGTAAAAAAAGAGTAAATCAGTATTTAGAAAATTCTATTAGGAATGTTGAAAATTTTTGGAAGAATAGATATTCTAAAAAAATAGAAGAAATTGAGAAAAAAGTTCCATATAATTATGAAAAATGGGATAAATTCAGTTCAATAATATTGTACAGATATTCAATCCGAAAAAATAATGAATGCTATGACGAATGTAAAAGTATAGTTTACGAAGCTTATAGATACAGTATTCATAGAATGACACTCAGAAAACCTAAAACTATCAAACATATAAATTTCTACATAAGAAAAATGGTAAAACTTTTTATCGTGTGTACTCTCATTATTTTTAACGAAAAAAGGCAAATATGTAAAACTCATGGTTTAAAATTAGTTGATGAAAATGGAGAAGAATACAATAAAGAAAAATAAGTTGTAACATTACTTCAAAAAAAATTGAATATATAATATTAATGGGATTGTCTCAAAAAAGTTTGAAATTATCTATAATTTCAAAATATAAAATAGAAGAAATAAATTTTTTTCATATATTTTATTTCCTCTATTTTTAAGACATTTCCATTTTTTATGTTTATTATTTAACCTTAATACTCAAAACCTGACAAGTTTTTACACTATTAATTTTAATTTTATTTCCATCAAAACTGAATTCAACATTATCCATGACCGTTTCTTCATCGAATTTTACTAAGGATATGTCTTCAATATCATCATTACATGTCATGTAAAAATCTGCACACTTTCTGTCATCTGGATTATATATTCTGATAATTAGAGCATCTTCCTTTTCTGCTTTTTTCACAGTACTGAGAACACAATTCCTATTTTCTGAAGAAAACATAGAAAATTCAAATGGAACATTCTGAATTTCAGGTTTATTCATTAAAAAGAAAATATCCACATTTTTAAATTCTGCAGCCTGATAATAATAGAAAGGTGTCAAGTATTCCTTAGACATATTTGAAATTTTTGAAGCAGAATACCCTTCTTTTCCAATAAAAATAGCAAAGTTAAATTTTAAATTTTTCAGCAGCTGTGCATCAGGTGTTTCCCAATTGGCCATTCCAGAAGCTCTTCCAGGTCTATCTTTAAGCTCAGCTTTTCCCATTTCTGGTGTTGATCTGAATAAAGTAAGGGCTATTGTATCAAATTTTTCACCTGTAATCTGATATTCCCTTACACAATCTGTTATAATGCTTACGTTTTCATGGTCATTAGCAAGAGATACAAAAGATTGCATCGGTTCTATTGTTCTAGGTTTTTCATTCCAGCCATTTTCCCGCCAGTTTTCAACTTCAGAAAGATAAACAGGCCTTCTAATCGTTCCAAATTGCTGGTCAGCAATAGATTCGACACTTTCTATTCCCGTTCTAAATAATACACGTACACGATGTTCTATAGCTTTATTTTCAACTTCTATATCTACTTTTACAAGAGAACTTTCTTTTTCCAGTGTTAGAGTTACCAGAAATTCTATCTGGATATTATCTTGTTCCTGTTCTCTTGATGTCAAATTATGAGGAATATTCATTTTTAAAGAATATTTTATTTTATTTAACAGCGAATTTTTTTCTGTTTCCAATATTTCAATTTCAGAATTTTCACTTGTTAAAATTCTGTCATTATAAGGCTCTGAATAATCATAAGTATCTCCTGCATCTCCAGAATCTTCAAAAATCAAAAAACCTTCTTTTTCTAAATTATTCTTTTTATCTTTTATGACTATTGAACCATTTTTCTGAACTCTCACATTCAAAATTTCGTTTTCAATTTGATTCATTTCAGTACTGCATTCATAAACTTTATCAACCAACTCTTTTTTTCTCATAAATAGAGTTCTATATCCTAAAGGCAGCATGTCTTTCAGGTAAATTAGCAACTCAGTTTTATATATTTCTACATTTTCCTTTATCCAACGGGGATTATCATTTGTATTGAATCCTACTTCAGATTTCATTTTATTTTTTATTCTTTCCTCAAGCTTTTCAGTTTTTAGAACTTTGGTTTTGTATATATTACCATCAGTATCGTAAATTTCTACATCAGTAAAAGGAGTAAAAATTTCAGTCTTTAAAACTCCACCTCTTCTGTATGGAAGAAAATTATATACTTGAAACTGAAAAATATCCTTTTCAGGAATAGCTGATCCTATTTCCCTCATCTTTAAATCATTCAGATTATCCATTAAAGATTTTACAGTATCATTTCTATATTCGATACTGTTATTAGTTTCATCAGAATTACACATACCGATACTATCGTGAGCTGCATTTTCAGACATAAGCTTCCATGCCTTTTCAAAAACTTTATTTTCATATTCAAAGCCTGATTTATATGCTATTGAACTTAAAGGCTCCGATATATTCACTATAAGATTTTCATTCTTGTTATTTTTTATCTTCAAGTCCGCTCTAGTTGAATAAATGGATTTATGAACCCTGCTGAATTGACCTGATGTCATTTCCCCTTTTACAGTATCATACTGAAATCCATTATTTTCCGCTTTCTCCATTACATTATCAATGGTAGATATATAAAAATTACTATCAGGATTAAGCTTATTAAGTTTTTCTACAATTTCAGGAAGATTTTTCCTAATCGGTCTCTGATCTTCACCGTTATATAATGTTAAAGTCCCTATTAATGACCTTCTGTCTGTTTCTTCCTTCAATTTTGCCATCAAATTATTCAAACTATCTGTTTCAGATGTAAAATAAACAAAATTTCCATATCTGTCAAGATACATGTTGAAAACCCTGCTCCCATCAGGAGATTCCCAGTAAAATTCATTTTTAGGATAATGACTATCCCCCAGCCCTCTTTTAAAGGTATTGTATTTTATGTTAAAACCATTCAGCAGCTGCGGCATCTGAGCCGACTGACCAAAAGAATCAGGCATATATCCTGTTTTCATATATGCCCCAAAATCTTTTGCCCTTTCTATTCCATAATATAGATTTCTTATAATGGATTCTCCGCTTATTACCATCTGATCTGTCTGTGTATACCATGGCCCTATTATAAGTTTACCTTCTGTAACAAGTTTTTTTATTCTATCTTCATCATAGGGATGAAACTCGAGATAGTCATCTATGATAGACAGTTGTGCATCTAGCAAAAAATGACTGAAGTTTTTATTGTTTTCCAGCACATCAAATATTTCCTTAAAATGATTCAGAGAATATATTTTAGAACGGGAAGTCGTAAAGTACCATTCCCTGTCCCAATGTGTATGTGGAATAATCGGAAAATCGTATTTTTTATTCATATTAATACTCATCCACTTCCAGCTTACCATCTTTTATAAGCTTATTTCTATACAGCACATTAGATACTGCAATTATTACTGATCCTACAGCTATTCCTATCATATATGCAGGAAGATTTTTTACAAGAGGCCATGCCCAGACTGCTGATTCAGGGAACCATTGTACTGCTCCTAAAGCTATTCCAGAAAATGCTCCTATAACTGAAGAAACTACATATAAAGGAATTGTAAATCCAGGATTTTCAAGCGCAAAAGGAATTGCTCCTTCTGAAATCCCCATAAAAGCAAGGAAAATTGATGTTTTACCTGCATCATAAAATTCACTGTTATAAACTCTTCTTCCAACTAATTTCTTATCTATCAGAGTTGACAGTCCAAGACCTATTGATGGAGTAACTATTGCTATTGTTCTTGCTGTTATTGGGAGAACTTTTTCAGTAGTAAATCCTAAAGCCACGAATCCTGCCGCCTTGTTTACAGGCCCTCCTAAATCGAAAGCTGTAGTTGCTGAAAGTACAAGAGCATATGCAAACTGCCCTGCTGCTCCTGCAGCCTCAAGAAGTGCTCTAATTTGGAGATTTATCCATCCTCCAACAGGAGTTATTACAAATACCATTACAAACATACAAAAAAGTGAAGAAAGTAAAGGTATTAGGAATGTAGATTTAAATGCAAGCCAGTTTTTTGGTAAGTTAATACTTTTATTTAAATATTTTACAAAATATCCTATTATCATTGCAATAATAAACGCCCCTAAAAATCCTGAAGGAACTGGAGTGATCTTATCCAGAACTCCATCAACCATTCCTATAGTGGCTACAGGCTTATTTGCAACGTAACCGCCTATAAATCCTGCAGCAAGAGCAGTTTTACCACCTATAGAGTTTGCCACAAATGCTGCAAACATTGGAATAGCAAAACCGAATAATGTAAATCCAAAACTTTCCATCAACGAAGCCAATTTTAATAACTGTAAGCTCATTCCTGTATACTGTCCTGTCTTTATTGCATCCAAAATTGATACACTTGGATCAATTTTAAATATTACGTAAGGAATTACCTGAGAAAACGCACCAATAAGTCCTCCCATTATAAGCACAGGTATCATATAAGATATACCTGTCATAAGATGTTTATAAAATTCCTGCCAAAAACTGTTTTTTCTTTTTCTTTTTAATTGAGCCATTTTAAATACCTCCCATATTTCTTTTTATAATTTTTATTTTTTTGCTATATTTATGCAATTCTTTATTAAATTATCCTATTTCTTCAACTATTTCTTCTAAAATTTCTTTTCCTTCCCTAATGGCTTCTTTCAAAGTTATTTCATAAGGATCATAACCTTCAAAACGTTCCATACCTTGTGGAGTAATTGCCAACGCAAGAATAATTGCATCTGATTCTGTTATATCTTTTTTTGTAAGTTCATTCTGAATTCCATCTGCTCCCTGTGTTTCTATTTTAATTTCTACACCCAGTTCCTTTGCCGCCTTCTCTAAAGAATCTGCCGCCATGAATGTATGTGCCAGTCCCATCGGACATGCACAGACTGCTACAATTTTTTTCATAATAATTCTTCTCCTTATATCAGTTTATTTTTTACTTTCATTTACTCAATAATAATTTTTAATAATTCTTCCTTTTCATCTGTTATTTCCAATTTTTCCCTAAATTTTTCCTCCAGTATCTTTTTTGAAAGCTTCATTAAAATTTTTATATGTTCCCCTGCTGAAGCTGAAGGAACCCCAAGAAGAAATATATATTTCACCTTTTCATCCGGATCTCCCCAAAAAATTTCTTTTTTTAATTTTGCAAATACTATCTGGGGAGAATTTATAAATTCTGATTTTCCATGAGGAATTGCTACTTTAAATCCCACAACAGTATTTTCCATTTTTTCCCTTTTCAGAACATCTTCAAAAAATTTTTCCTTATCAGCTAATTTTTCATTAGATATTGTATTTATCATTTTATTAATTATTTCTATCTTATTTTCCGTTTCCAAATCTAAAATAATATTATCCTTATTAATAAAATTCTCCATTTTTTATCTCCTATATTTAATAATTTTTTATCCTTCCGTTTTTTTAATAATCTTTATAATATTTAGCTGCCTAAAATCTCTAAAGCTTTTAAATAATTCATTAACTCTTCAGGTGTTTTTTTGATTAGCAGTTCATTCTCAAAATCAGTATTTTTTAAATATCCGTTCAATTCAAGTATAGCCCGTAAATGCTCATCTTTATTTCTTGATGCAAGGCATATAACTATTCTTATTTCATTCCCAAAAAAATCTATTTCTTTTTTTAATGTTATTAATGAAAAACCTGTTTCCTTTACATTTTTTAAAAGCTGTCCATGAGGTAAAATTGTTTTATCACCAACTAAAATATATTTTCCATACTGCATGATTTGATTTTTCAATTCTTCTGTATATTCCTTCTTCACAAGCCCTGAATCAATCATTGTCTGACCTGTAATTTCTATTACTTCATCTAAATTATCTGCATCGGCATTTAATTTAATATTTTTTTCAGAAAGCAACTCTACAAAACTTTTACCAATTTCTACTTTTTGTTCTGTATCGTCATAAATATTTTCTTCAAAATTTTTCATTAGCTGTCTTTTTAATTCTACTTCATCTGTTATTTTATTTATAATATTTAACAATTCAGTCAGCTTTATTTTTGATTTTTTTTCAGGAAGACCGTAATTTTTTAATTTTAAAATATCCTTTTCATTCATGATAGGATTGACTGTTATTACATCTATACCATCCAGCTTAAAATCCAATGTTGATATAATAATATCAGCTTTTTCCAGATAATTGTAGTTTTCCAGCTGATTAAAAGGTATTATATCAATTATGTTAACCTGAAATCTATTATTAATGTTTTCGTATAAAAATCTTGAACTGCTATATCCCAATCCACATACAATTAATATGTAAGTGTCTTTCTTGAATAGTGTTGCAGGATTATTTCTCATTATAGCCCTTTGAATCATAACAGTAATAAAAGCCGCTTCATCTTCATCAAATGACAAATTTATAAAATCAGAAATTATTTTCAAACTTGATTTTGTCTTTACAAAAAGTTCCATATACTGTCTTTTGACTTCACTTAAAATACTTTCTGTCAGTTTAAATTTATTTTTCATTCGATAAATCGCAGGTTTTATATGATTAAGCAATTCTTTCCTTAAAATCTTATCTTCTGTAATATTTACCTCCAATTTATCACTTAGCAATTTTATAAACTGATCTATCAGGCTTTCTATCAAAATCCAGTTTAAAAAATAGGAATATTCCAAGTTATATGAATATGAACCCAGAAAAAAATCAATAAAATGATAAATATCTTTTTCTTTTATGTTTTCAACTTTTTCCAATATTTTCTTGATTTTAATAAATTCCAACGTTTTCGAAAGAAAAATTTTATTTTCCACATCTTCTTCTATTTCATGTCCATTTTCATTTCTTATCTGTGAAATGAACAGAAACAGCTGTAAAGTTTCAAATGCTTCATCACTGATTGTTTTCTCTGTATAATCCAGTATTTTATTAATTAAATTTTTAGATTCTTTTATTCTACTCTTTTTTAAAAATTTTTGTATTATCTTTTCTAAAGGATTGTACTCTATGTTCTTTTCTTTTGTGTTCTTTATATACTTCCGCAATATATTAATCATATATTTTCTTATATTTACTTCGTTTCCAATAATTTTATATCCTTTATTGTTGTTCATATCAATTACAAGACCATATTCATCAATAATTTTATTCAACTCTTTTAATGAATGTCTTACAGTTGTTTTACTCAGGTTATATTTTTCAGTAAAGTACTGTAGTATAAATTCATTCTTAACAAGAAATATCTCATAAGCTAATATA
Coding sequences:
- a CDS encoding glycoside hydrolase family 38 C-terminal domain-containing protein, yielding MSINMNKKYDFPIIPHTHWDREWYFTTSRSKIYSLNHFKEIFDVLENNKNFSHFLLDAQLSIIDDYLEFHPYDEDRIKKLVTEGKLIIGPWYTQTDQMVISGESIIRNLYYGIERAKDFGAYMKTGYMPDSFGQSAQMPQLLNGFNIKYNTFKRGLGDSHYPKNEFYWESPDGSRVFNMYLDRYGNFVYFTSETDSLNNLMAKLKEETDRRSLIGTLTLYNGEDQRPIRKNLPEIVEKLNKLNPDSNFYISTIDNVMEKAENNGFQYDTVKGEMTSGQFSRVHKSIYSTRADLKIKNNKNENLIVNISEPLSSIAYKSGFEYENKVFEKAWKLMSENAAHDSIGMCNSDETNNSIEYRNDTVKSLMDNLNDLKMREIGSAIPEKDIFQFQVYNFLPYRRGGVLKTEIFTPFTDVEIYDTDGNIYKTKVLKTEKLEERIKNKMKSEVGFNTNDNPRWIKENVEIYKTELLIYLKDMLPLGYRTLFMRKKELVDKVYECSTEMNQIENEILNVRVQKNGSIVIKDKKNNLEKEGFLIFEDSGDAGDTYDYSEPYNDRILTSENSEIEILETEKNSLLNKIKYSLKMNIPHNLTSREQEQDNIQIEFLVTLTLEKESSLVKVDIEVENKAIEHRVRVLFRTGIESVESIADQQFGTIRRPVYLSEVENWRENGWNEKPRTIEPMQSFVSLANDHENVSIITDCVREYQITGEKFDTIALTLFRSTPEMGKAELKDRPGRASGMANWETPDAQLLKNLKFNFAIFIGKEGYSASKISNMSKEYLTPFYYYQAAEFKNVDIFFLMNKPEIQNVPFEFSMFSSENRNCVLSTVKKAEKEDALIIRIYNPDDRKCADFYMTCNDDIEDISLVKFDEETVMDNVEFSFDGNKIKINSVKTCQVLSIKVK
- a CDS encoding YebC/PmpR family DNA-binding transcriptional regulator, which encodes MAGHSKWVNIKQRKGRQDKIRGKAFTKLGKEIMIAAKTGGGNIDFNPRLRLAIDKAKAANMAKDTIERAVKKGTGELEGVEYIEIRYEGYGPGGAAFLVDVVTDNKNRSASTVRMNFSRNEGNLGETGSVAFMFDRKGILEFDKKKINEKKLMEIALETGAEDIIDRENFSVVITDPNNFESVKKTLEEKGLNSENAEITMYPQNEIEITDIETAAKILKLYDDLEDNEDVQEIYANFNISDKILEKMEE
- a CDS encoding transcription antiterminator, coding for MVKKRYFEIINLILNSNDKITVKDISNLYNITERSIRYDIDELNMFFQEKNNRDIIEINNNRLKILYSGNEIEEIVRNIRVKEYFLSENERVNILAYEIFLVKNEFILQYFTEKYNLSKTTVRHSLKELNKIIDEYGLVIDMNNNKGYKIIGNEVNIRKYMINILRKYIKNTKEKNIEYNPLEKIIQKFLKKSRIKESKNLINKILDYTEKTISDEAFETLQLFLFISQIRNENGHEIEEDVENKIFLSKTLEFIKIKKILEKVENIKEKDIYHFIDFFLGSYSYNLEYSYFLNWILIESLIDQFIKLLSDKLEVNITEDKILRKELLNHIKPAIYRMKNKFKLTESILSEVKRQYMELFVKTKSSLKIISDFINLSFDEDEAAFITVMIQRAIMRNNPATLFKKDTYILIVCGLGYSSSRFLYENINNRFQVNIIDIIPFNQLENYNYLEKADIIISTLDFKLDGIDVITVNPIMNEKDILKLKNYGLPEKKSKIKLTELLNIINKITDEVELKRQLMKNFEENIYDDTEQKVEIGKSFVELLSEKNIKLNADADNLDEVIEITGQTMIDSGLVKKEYTEELKNQIMQYGKYILVGDKTILPHGQLLKNVKETGFSLITLKKEIDFFGNEIRIVICLASRNKDEHLRAILELNGYLKNTDFENELLIKKTPEELMNYLKALEILGS
- a CDS encoding PTS fructose transporter subunit IIC, which encodes MAQLKRKRKNSFWQEFYKHLMTGISYMIPVLIMGGLIGAFSQVIPYVIFKIDPSVSILDAIKTGQYTGMSLQLLKLASLMESFGFTLFGFAIPMFAAFVANSIGGKTALAAGFIGGYVANKPVATIGMVDGVLDKITPVPSGFLGAFIIAMIIGYFVKYLNKSINLPKNWLAFKSTFLIPLLSSLFCMFVMVFVITPVGGWINLQIRALLEAAGAAGQFAYALVLSATTAFDLGGPVNKAAGFVALGFTTEKVLPITARTIAIVTPSIGLGLSTLIDKKLVGRRVYNSEFYDAGKTSIFLAFMGISEGAIPFALENPGFTIPLYVVSSVIGAFSGIALGAVQWFPESAVWAWPLVKNLPAYMIGIAVGSVIIAVSNVLYRNKLIKDGKLEVDEY
- a CDS encoding PTS sugar transporter subunit IIA — encoded protein: MENFINKDNIILDLETENKIEIINKMINTISNEKLADKEKFFEDVLKREKMENTVVGFKVAIPHGKSEFINSPQIVFAKLKKEIFWGDPDEKVKYIFLLGVPSASAGEHIKILMKLSKKILEEKFREKLEITDEKEELLKIIIE
- the ruvA gene encoding Holliday junction branch migration protein RuvA, giving the protein MFEYIFGELTIKKIDYVAIDINGLAYKIFISLKTFETLKEIGEDEKLYIHTHVKEDDISFYGFKTENERELFRELIKISGVGPKLTLAILSTYNVKDVINIVLDNNSKLFTKVPGLGEKKAQKIILDLKDKVKKLNIIEIQNENEGISNGKNIISDTSNTKLLLMKEDIKLALESLGYVNADVSKWIKDEELADMNNIGDAIKTILQKIQNKK
- a CDS encoding fructose PTS transporter subunit IIB, which codes for MKKIVAVCACPMGLAHTFMAADSLEKAAKELGVEIKIETQGADGIQNELTKKDITESDAIILALAITPQGMERFEGYDPYEITLKEAIREGKEILEEIVEEIG
- the murI gene encoding glutamate racemase; protein product: MSIGIFDSGVGGLTVLKEVRNVLPNEKIIYLGDTARVPYGEKTQDLIIRYSKQIVDFLIEKKVDAIVVACNTATSLALEELNKTFKTPIIGVIEAGVRTALYTTENNRIGVIGTKATINSKKYETEIKKRNHEIEVYSKSCPLFVPAIEEGIIKGKLINQMVEMYLDDFRDKIDSLILGCTHYPLLKETINSIYPDIKIVDPAKETAQDLKEILVKKNLLRNDAEKGHEVEYFVTDGQDKFKEIGIMFLNENIDHVNLIKL